TGGATGCGCAGGGCATCGGCGTTGACCAGGCGGCCCTGCTGCCAGTCGCAGCCGGCGGCCACCGGCTTCATCCCCAGTACCTGCTTGCCCCTGGCCTGTAACGCGGCCATCAGCCCCAGGGTCAGTTCGGTCTTGCCCACGTCGGTATCGGTGCCGGTGACAAAATAACCCTCAGTCATGGCCGCCCGCCAGATTCAGCCCGGCCAGGGGGATCTGGGTAACCCCGCCCAGCTGGCGCTGTTGCGGTGCCCAGGCCAGGCCATAGACCACCTCGTAGCTCAGCGGCAGGCCGGCCGGGGTACGCCGGGCCTCGTAGGCCTCGGCCAGGGCGCGGATGCGGCCTTTTCCGGTGAGGCCGCGGTGGCGGTCGGCGCGGGCGTTGGCCGCGCCCAGGCCCTTGAGATCGGCCATGAGTTCATGCACCGAGGCATAGTGCAGGGTGAAGCGGTCTATATCCAGCACCGGGTTCTCCCAGCCCAGGCCGAGCAGGGCGTCGCCCAGGTCATGCATGTCGGCAAAGGGGCTGACATGGGGACGGTCGTCCACCTGCGCCCAGGCCCATTCCAGCTCGGCCAGGCTACCCACAGCAAAGCTGGCGAACAGCAACAGACCGCCCGGTCGCAATACCCGCAGCCATTCCTCGAATACCCGCTGCGGCGGGTCGCACCACTGCAACATGGCGTTGGAGATGAGCAGGTCTTGCGACTGGGCCGCCAGCGGCAGGGCCTGGGCATCGGCGCAGACGCAGTGGATGGGCTTGAGCCAGCTGCCCTGACGCCTGGCCTGGCGCAACATGGCCGGGGCGAAATCCAGGGCCAGCAGCCTGGCTTTGGGGTAGCGGCGACGCAGCTGGCCGGTCATCCAGCCGGTGCCGCAGCCCAGATCCAGCAGCTGGCGGGGCTGGATGCGGATGTAGTCCAGCCGACCGATGAGCCGCTCGGCCATCTCCCGTTGCAGCCCGGCCAACTGGTCGTACCGGTCCGCGGCGCGCTCGAAGCGACGGCGCACCTGATGCGCCTCCAGTCTCATGGGCAGGCCTCCCAGACCCAATCCAGCCAGTCGTCCGGGTGGGACAGAAAGGGGGCGTGACCGGCCCCGGCGATGCGCCGGACTCGGGCCGCCGGGCAGAGCGCGGCCAGGTCATCGGCCAGGGCGATGGGGATCAGGCTGTCGCGCTCGCCGAAGCAGAAATGCAGCGGGCAGTTCAGCGCCGTCAGGGCCGGGCGCAGATCGGCCCCGCGCAGCAGGGCCAGCCCAGCGGCCAGGGCCCTGGGGTCGGCCGCCGGGCGCTGGCTCAGGCCCTCCCTGAGCTGGCGCAGCACCGCCTTGGCCTGGGCGCTGCCGCGCACCTGCAGGGCGAGAAAGCGCCCCAGGGTGCCCAGATAATCCTGTTCCAGGGCCTGGGCAAACTGGCCCAGGGTGCCCTCTGGCATGGCCGAGGGCCAGTCCCCGGCACGCACGAACAAGGGTGTCGAGGCGGTCAGCAGCAGCCGCTGCAGCCGTTGCGGGGCCTGCATCGCCGCCTGCAGGGCCAGCTGTCCGCCCAGCGACCAGCCCAGCCAGATGGCCCGCTGCGGGGCCTGCTCCAGCAGGGCGCAGGCCCATTGGGATGGGTCTTGCTGGTCGGCATAGGGTTGCCTGCCATGGCCGGGCAACTCGGCAAGGTGCAGCCGAAAACGGCCGGACAGTGGCCCCAGCAGGGGTGCCCAGACCGCCGCGTTCATGCCCCAGCCGTGGATCAGAAACAGGTCTTGCATGATTGCATAAAGGCTAGATTACCGAGAGGTGATTACTGCTAATTCAAATACTGTGAGACAAACTATTGTTGACCCTCATGCGGGGAGGCCTTGCCCGGCGGCAACCCCGGATTCCATTGCGCTGCATCCGGGCTACGCCCAGCTGGCGGTTTTGGTTACGGCCTAACCCGGCAGAGAGATGCCGGTGAGCTTTTTGTAGGCGCTCACCGCATAGGAGTCGGTCATGCCGGCGACAAAGTCGGTCAGGCGCAACAGCCGGGTGTAAAGGTCGTCGTCCGGCAGACCCTCGGGGCCGATGAACTGCTCCGGGATCAGGCGCAGCATCATGCGGCTTTTCGGCTTGGCCCGTTCGCCATGCAGGGCGACATCATCCAGCACCTGAATGAAGCGCTCCAGCAGTTCGTTCATCACCTCAAAACCGGCCGCCTCGATCTCCACCACCTCGGGGGCGCAATAGAGCTTCCGGGTAGCCAGGTCGATCAGTTGATCCATCTCGGCGCGGTGGGGGATCTGACTGAGCAGGGGCTGGTCGAAGCGGCCGTTGAGCAGGTCGGTCTCCAGATCGAGAAAGCACTCCATGGCCTCGGCCACCGCCTGGTTGATCACCTTGGCGCGCAGGAACTCCACCCGCTCCTTTTCACCGCTGATGGCCTTCAGCCGTGCCTGTTGCAGCCCTGGGTCGGGCAGCACGGCAAGGAACAGCCCCAGGGCCTCTTGGTAGCCGATATGGCCGAGGCGAAAACCGTCCTCGATATCGATTACCCGGTAGCAGATATCGTCTGCCGCCTCCACCAGAAAGGCCAGGGGATGACGGTGCCAGATGGCCCGATGGGGGTCGCGGCGGAGCAGACCCACGTTGGCTGCCACCTCCTCGAAATAGTCCCTGTCCTCACAGACAAAGCCTTGCTTGCGGGCGCTCACCCCATCAAAGTCATTGCCGCCCAGCCAGGACTCACGCGGGTACTTGGTGAAGGCGGCCAGGGTGGCGCAGGTCAGTTGCAGGCCGCCGGGGTTGTCCCGATTCTGCAGCCGGGTGAGTACGCGAAAGCCCTGGGCGTTGCCCTCGAAGCTGGTGAAGTCCTCCTGCTGGCCCTGGTCGTGGATAGCCGCTACCCGTTCCCGGCCGGGGCCGAACACCGCCCAGTGGCGAATGCCGTCCTCGCCGGAATGGCCAAAGGGCGGGTTGCCGATATCATGCCCCAGGCAGGCCGCAGCGCAGATGGCCCCTATGTCTGCCGCCTCATAGCCCTGGAGCCGGTGGCGGGCGATGATCTGCTCGCCCACCAGGGTGCCCAGGGAGCGGCCAACGCTGGAGGACTCCAGGCTGTGGGTCAGGCGGGTGCGCACATAGTCGATCTTCGACAGGGGGAAGATCTGGGTCTTGTCCTGCATACGGCGAAACGCCGAGCAGAAGACGATACGGTCGAAATCCCGCTGAAAGTCGGTACGCGCCGTGCTCTCGCTGGGGGCCTGGGTGGAACCCAAACGCTTGCGCGACAGCAGCTCAGGCCAATGCATGCTCATGGAGGCTACTCGGATGAAACCGGGGCAGTGTACCTAGATCAGAGGACAGAGGACAGAGGACAGAGTGCTGAGGCGCTTCGCGCCAGTTTTACTTAATCTGTCGCGCAGCGACGCAAAATTCTGTCTTCTGTCTTCCGTCCTCTGTCTTCAGGCAGAGGGGCTGAGCAGTAACCTTTCCTTTTCAGACTTCAAACTTCACCCTTCAAACTTACTCCTCATCTCCCGCCCATGTCGTGTTTCTTCCAGGCCCCTAAGGTGAGACACTTGCAGCATCATGATCAGCGTGAATACCAGCCGCCTCCTGCCCGACCGCTCCCGACGTTGTTTTCCGCAACCGCTGGGCGGGGCGCGGCTGAGCCTGTCGAATGATCCGCAGTTGCTGGCCTGCGGTCGTTTTTTGCCCTGGGAACAGCACGCATGACCTTCTATCGATCCATCGCCTTCTTCCTGCCTGCCGCCATTGCCCTGACCGTGGTACTGGGCAGTATAGCCGCCCTGGGGTTCGGCCTGGAGCAGCGCATGCAGGAGTACCGTAAGGATATCCAGCGTGAGCTGCGGATGCGCGCAGGCCAGCTTGGGCGCATGGCCGAGACCCTGCTGCACAGCCAGCCGGAGCTGCTGGAAAAGGAGCTGATGTTCATCGCCACCGCGTTGGATGCCAGCGTGGCCCTGTTGATCGATGCCGATGGCCGCATCCGGTATGCCCACGACAGCCGTTGGAAGCAAGATCCCGTGCAGCAGCTGCTGCCGCACCTGAGCCAGCAGCGGCTGGACCAGGTGGCCGAGGGCTTCAGTGCCGAACTGCGCCAGCACCCGGAGCGGGAGTACATCGAACTGCTCAGCCCCTTCGCCTATCCCGCCGCTGGCGCGGATGGTGGCGGTCAGCGGGTCGGCTTCGTCTATTTGGCGCGGGACTTCCAGGCCGACCGGCAGCGCGTGCAGCGGCAGGAGCTGTGGCATCTGCTGCCACTGCTGTTGCTGGTGATGGTCTC
This is a stretch of genomic DNA from gamma proteobacterium SS-5. It encodes these proteins:
- the bioC gene encoding malonyl-ACP O-methyltransferase BioC, which encodes MRLEAHQVRRRFERAADRYDQLAGLQREMAERLIGRLDYIRIQPRQLLDLGCGTGWMTGQLRRRYPKARLLALDFAPAMLRQARRQGSWLKPIHCVCADAQALPLAAQSQDLLISNAMLQWCDPPQRVFEEWLRVLRPGGLLLFASFAVGSLAELEWAWAQVDDRPHVSPFADMHDLGDALLGLGWENPVLDIDRFTLHYASVHELMADLKGLGAANARADRHRGLTGKGRIRALAEAYEARRTPAGLPLSYEVVYGLAWAPQQRQLGGVTQIPLAGLNLAGGHD
- the bioH gene encoding pimeloyl-ACP methyl ester esterase BioH; this encodes MQDLFLIHGWGMNAAVWAPLLGPLSGRFRLHLAELPGHGRQPYADQQDPSQWACALLEQAPQRAIWLGWSLGGQLALQAAMQAPQRLQRLLLTASTPLFVRAGDWPSAMPEGTLGQFAQALEQDYLGTLGRFLALQVRGSAQAKAVLRQLREGLSQRPAADPRALAAGLALLRGADLRPALTALNCPLHFCFGERDSLIPIALADDLAALCPAARVRRIAGAGHAPFLSHPDDWLDWVWEACP
- the dgt gene encoding dNTP triphosphohydrolase, with product MHWPELLSRKRLGSTQAPSESTARTDFQRDFDRIVFCSAFRRMQDKTQIFPLSKIDYVRTRLTHSLESSSVGRSLGTLVGEQIIARHRLQGYEAADIGAICAAACLGHDIGNPPFGHSGEDGIRHWAVFGPGRERVAAIHDQGQQEDFTSFEGNAQGFRVLTRLQNRDNPGGLQLTCATLAAFTKYPRESWLGGNDFDGVSARKQGFVCEDRDYFEEVAANVGLLRRDPHRAIWHRHPLAFLVEAADDICYRVIDIEDGFRLGHIGYQEALGLFLAVLPDPGLQQARLKAISGEKERVEFLRAKVINQAVAEAMECFLDLETDLLNGRFDQPLLSQIPHRAEMDQLIDLATRKLYCAPEVVEIEAAGFEVMNELLERFIQVLDDVALHGERAKPKSRMMLRLIPEQFIGPEGLPDDDLYTRLLRLTDFVAGMTDSYAVSAYKKLTGISLPG